A segment of the Hemicordylus capensis ecotype Gifberg chromosome 6, rHemCap1.1.pri, whole genome shotgun sequence genome:
AATAAACTTCTTTTCCCAGGTCTCCAAGTCCTAAGAGTAAACACAAATCCAAGGAAAAGAAACGGAAGAGGTAAAAATCATGATTCTTCAAACTTCTCCTTGCTTGAAATTGATATTTTGCACCCCTTCTATTAATGTTTCTGTCTCTTTTAGGTCCACCAGTGAGTCCGCATCTCAGAAAGGCCACCGAGATCGCTCTTCCTCCCCAGATGGTTCTTCCTCCTCCAGTGCTTCCCGTAGCAGGTATGGTTTTGATCAGGGAGTCGAGTTGGGATTCTTATAATTGGATTTCTGACCTGGGCAAAGTCTTGTGGACAGACATGGCTTCTGGCCTTTGATTATCACCTGTCCTCTGCAGGTCACGCAGCATCACAACCCAGAAACGGGCCCCTGCCAGACGGCAAAGCAAATCCCCTTCAGTGTCTTCACGGAAGGCAGGAGAAACTGAGGCGATTCTGAAGAACCCGACAGATAGAGAACGTTCATCTTCTACTGAGCCTGCCCGGCGGGGCAGGAGCACAAGTCCTCGAGAGAGCAGAGAAAAGCGGGAGGTAAGAATTAACCTAGAATAGCGTAAGCTGTAGTGACCTAGAACAGTGTTAGCTTAACTCTAGAtcggggtgcacaactcaaatgccctggtgggctgaaaccaactgtgacttggttcatgggggccggggtcaatttttagggtgctctttattaaagtaacacttaatatcaatcagttaaataaataaaattaaagtgaaattaattaaaatgaatttaatcaaaatttaacttttgaagttctggcaggccatgattaagttaaattaaaataaatttaattaaaattcattctaataaaataaatacaatacaatctgtacaaaatacataatgataaaatgcattgctcttcctttccacctctgccaaatcatcccacttaacatggagcacttgtaaggaaaaaaattagaagtttttcctcttaatttttgataaaaAGATTACACTTTGATCCTTCACAACACAGGGTtttatgagagggagaaagagaagggagagggggaacgaaagagggaaagaatggggcaggcttggcttgacgAGAGGGGGTTGGAGATGGTGCAGGCTCTTAAAagagggagagtgggggaaagaaagagggaaaagatAGCACAGTCTTGACGAGGGGATGGGAAAGGACTCTGGGGTGGGgttgaactgccccaaagtcaccccCTTAACTGCAGGCAAAGCCCTGCTGTTGATGTCTTGCTGACTCAGAGAGCCCGTTCTTGCCACGCGAGCTGGCAGGGAAACAGCCCAGAAGGGGAGTAATTGTGGAGAAGAGTTGGAGGGAATGGGCAGCAAGTATATATTCAATGGGGTTTGCTTTCTCCTTGAACATTACTTCTCTCTGGCAGCTCCGACATggcttgcttcttcctccccacttccccagcAGCTCTTGGCCTATCGGAGCCCCCCATGTGGCTTGGGAGTTTCCCCCGCCCGCTCACTTTTCAGGCAGCTTTTAGCTGcccttgcctccccacccctgcagcttGCCTCCTGAGCCCTCCAAATGGTTCAGGAGCTTTCCTCTGCCCGCTCACTTTTCAGGCAGCTATTGGCTGCCCTTGTCTCTGGAGCCCTACTTGTGgcttgcttctccccccacctcccaagcCCTCCACATGGCTCAGAAGCTTCCCCCACCTGCTTGCTTCTCTGGCAGCCCTTGCTTCCCGAGCCCTCCACATGGCTTGCTTCCCCGCTCGCTTCTCTACTTATCTCCCAAGCGCCTTGGCTGCTGCCGGAGCAGAAGCTTGCTGGAAATAAGGGCTCATTTAGAGCACGCATGCACTCTGTATCTCCTTCAAGGCACATGCATGCTCTCATTTCCAGGAGGTCGAGGCGCTCAGGAGGTAAGTAGAGAATCGAGTGGGAAAGCGAGCCATGTGGAGGGCTCAAGAAGCAAGGGCAGCTGAAAGCTGCTGGAGAagcgggtgggcgggggaaaGTGATCCCTGTGGAGGGCCTGGGAGGTAAGTAGTGGGCCAAAGGCTTCGGAAGCAAGTggtgggccaggaaaaaaggcctcacaGGCCAaatgttgtacaggcctgctcTAGATAAACTAGTATAGTTGGAAGAGAGTAACCTTGGAATCTGGGTTTTTGTTGTAATGGTTATTTTCCCCTTCTATTCAGAAAACCATGTCTAAGCATTCTCCAGTACATGAGACCCGCCACCGCTCCACCACGCCTATTTCTCCTGCTAGAGAGAAAGATAGAGACAAGGAGAAGTCTGCTCGCCGTGGGAGTCGGAAATCCACCCCATCATTTGAGCGAGAGTCACAGTTGAAGCATTGCTCCCCGGTGCCCAAAGATGCATCTCGGGAAAGAAGCTTGGGACACAAGCATTCTTCTTCTAAAGAGAGCAGATCTTCTACCCTTGCCTCCCCGTCCCCTAAGAAGCCATCAGAGGATCGTAATGGGACCCTTCCACCATCCAAGGCTAAGGCATCCCCTGAACAGAGGCAGCAGCTGGCAGCTCCCTCATCTTCTCCTGCTTCTAAGGCTATTGAGACCAAGTTGAGGAAGTCCTCTCAGGATGGCTCTCCATCCCAACGCTCCCGTTCTCCTTCGGAGAGTGGTagttgctcctcctcttcctcctcttcctcctctccttccccagcaaTCAAGCCAGTCCTGGCTTCTCGTAGCTCTTCCCCTGAGCCCCCAAAAAGGCAAGATAAGGCCTCCACACAGAGAGACAGGTCTAGCTCTTCCCCTGAAGTCTCCCGCTCTGGGCAAAAACAGTCTGCCAAGGTCCCATCTCGGCGTGAGCGATCAGGCACCCCTCCAGCCAAGAGCATCAAGTCAAGGACCAGTCGAAGGGAGAAATCTCTTTCCCAAACACCTGTTGCTCGCAGAGGTAGATCTCGGTCCCGTACCCCACCAAAGAGGGGCAGATCACGTACCCCTTTGAGGAGGGGAAGGTCTCGCTCTGCTCAGAGACGTGCCCGATCTCGTTCACGCACCCCTCTGAGAAGAGCCCGTTCTCGCAGCCCTCAGTGGCGAGGCCGGTCAAGAACACCCCAGCGATGGGGCAGGTCACGGTCACGCACTCCCCCTAGATGGGGTCGGTCTCGTACCCCTCAGAGGCGTGGCTGGTCCCGCTCTAGAACTCCCCAAAGGCATGGTTGGTCTAGAAGCAGAAATAGTGGGAGATGGGGAAGGTCAAGAACACCACCAAGAAGGGGTAGGTCGCGCTCAAGAACCCCACCAAGGAGAGGCAGATCTAGATCTAGAACTCCTAGACGAGGGAGGTCTAGAACCAGAACCCCTCCCAGGAGAGGGAGGTCTAGAACCAGAACCCCTCCCAGGAGAGGGAGGTCAAGTTCTTCACCAAGGAGAGAGAAATCCTTAATTTCTGGTAGGCGAAGCAGATCTGTGTCTTCTCCAGAACAGAAGGCATCCAGAATTTCCTCAAGGAGGAGCCGATCTAACTCCTCCCCCAAAATGAGAGAGAGGTCCAGAAAACCATTGAGACGTAGTCCATCTGGTTCATCTCCTGAAACAAGATGCAGATTACGAGCATCTCCAAGGCGCAGTCGATCTGGATCACTTCCAAAGATTAAAAAGAAATCCCAGTTATCTCCCAGAAGTCGTTCAGGCTCATCTCCGAGGTCAAGGAAGAAGAAATCAAGAACGCCCCCACGGCGCAGTCGCTCTAGTTCTTCTCCAAGGCCAAAAAAGAAATCCAGATTATCTCCAAGGCGAAGCAGGTCTggttcttctccagcaccaaagaagAAGTCGAGGTCACCTGCCAGGCGCAGCCAATCTGGAACGCCTCCAGCACtaaaaaataaatccagaatGTCTCCAAGAAGCAGATCTGGCTCATCTCCAAGACTCATAAAGAAATCTGAGGTTTCTTCCGTAGTTGAAGAGAAATCTAAAATGCCTTCTAGAAGAAGTCGCTCTGGTTCATCACCAGCATTGAGAAGGAAATCTGAATCTCCTGTAAGATGTAGCAGGTCTGGGTCTTCTCCAGATCTAGAGGACAGTTCACCGAGCAGGCAAGACAAAAATTCTCCAGAACTGAAAACAAAGTCAAAGTCATCTTCAAGATCTCCAGGGTTGAAGAAGAAATTGAGGTCACCGCCAAAGCGAAGCCCATCTGGTTCATCTCAGTCATCAACAAAGGAAAACTCACTGTCACCTCCAAGACGAGCAGCCTCTCCAGAATCCAAGTCCACACCTCCATTGCAGCGAAGCAGATCTGGGAAATCTCTAGCAGTGAAAGAAAAACCTAGGTCACCACTCCTAAGACAGAGTAGATCTGGATCACCTCCACCGTTGAGAGAGAAGTCTGTCTCCCCTCCAAGGCGAACTGCATCTGGATTTTCCTCAGAACTGAAGACAAAATCGGTTTCACCACTAGAGAAATGCAAAACTGACTCTTCTCTGGAGTCGAAGAGATCCAGATCACCACCAAGGCGGAGCCGATCTGGTTCCTCTCCATTGATCAAAGAGCAATCTAGATCACCTCCCAGAAGCAAATCCAGATATTCTCCTGATACAAAGAAGTCCACATCACCTTTGAGGCAAGTCAAGTCTGGACTCTCTCCTTCAGCAGTGAAAGAGAAGTCTAGGTCACCTACCAGAAGTGGATCCAGATCGTctcctgaaataaatggcaaatcTAAATCTCCTCCAAAGCAAAATAAATCCCAAGAAATTAAGGTAAAATCTGGATCACCTGCAAGGCACAACAAATCTGGTTCCTTGGCAGTAATGGAGAGATCAGTATCACCATGCCAGAAGAGTAAGTCAACTTCATCTCTCTTTGAGAAAGAGAAATCAAAATCACCCTCAAGGCAAGGCCAGCCTGGGTCATCACCAGTACTTAAACAGTCAGAGATTCCTCCTAGACGAAGTAGATCTGGATCTTCTtcctcatcatcatcttcatcgtCGTCCTCTTCatcatcctcttcctcttcttcctcatcttCTCCTGAGGAAGATAAATCTCGATCACCCCCAAGATTAAGCCGCTCTGCTACATTGTCAGTCAACAAATGCAAATCTGTATCATCTCCAGTGCACAGCAGGTCAGATTCCTCTCCAGAACCAGAGATCAGCATACCTGCAGCTGTTGCAAAGCACAATAGAGTTGGAGCTTCTCCAGAAGCAAGAGAGACTCCCAGAGTTTTGGGGATTGGGCCTAGGTCACCTCTGGAGAAGAAAGAAGCACCCAGAGATGCAACTCAGAGGAGCAGATCAGGTTCAAATTCTGGGATTAGAGAGAAGCCAAGAACATGCCGCAGTGAAAGCAGTTCAGAGTCTTCCCCAGAACAGGAAAATAAATCTGTAAGCAGGTCTGTGTCACCTCCAAGACCTACAGTGAAGTCAAGAACGCCTCCAAGACGCAGAACCTCAAGGTCACCACCTAGGCCAAGAGCAAGATCCAGAACTCCACCAAAGCGTGGCAGGTCGGGGTCACCACCAAGACCCAGAATGAAGTCCAGAACTCCTCCAAGGCGCCGCAGGTCAGGATCATCTCCAAGACCCAGAGTGAAATCCAGAACTCCTCCAAGGCGCCGCAGGTCAGGATCATCCCCGAGACCTAGAGTGAAGTCCAGAACTCCACCAAGGCGCCGCAGATCTGGATCATCTCCAAGAGTCAGAGTGAGATCTAGAACTCCACCACGGCGACGGAGGTCTGGATCATCCCCACGATCCAGAGATAAATCTAGAACACCAGTTACAAGAAGGCGAAGATCCATTTCACCACGTAGTCCTAGACGGAAATCTAGAACACCCCTGAGGTGTGGAAGGTCCAGATCACACTCTAGGCAGAACACCAGAACACATCTAGATAGGTTCGAGTCATCATCCCACCGTGACAGACTTCGAACCTCTTTCCGACGGGGAAGGTCTGGCTCCACCTCATGGAGGAGTCGCTCCCGTTCACTTTCCAGGAGACGAGAGAAGTCAAGGGGCTCATTACGGAGGGAAAGGTCCATCTCCTCTCCAGGCCGTAGTCGCTCACGGTCCCCTTCATGTCAGGACAAATCCCGCTTCCCTTGGAAGGCCGAGCCCTCTGTTTCCTCACCATGCAGAGGTCATTCCCGATCACCAGCACGGAGAGAGATGGTGAGGTTGTCCCCACAGCGGTCTGCCACTAGTCGGAATGCATCCCGTTCACCTCCTAGGTTAGATGCTTCCCGTACAACAGCAGCCTACAAAGGCTCTGGGTCCAGAGTGTCTCCTGACTTCCGGTCATCCCCTGTGAGGAAGCATTCCAGGTCACGCTCCCGGGAAATCTGCGCCTCTCCAGGAAGGAAATCCCGCTCCCCTCCAGTTCTGGAGAAGTATTCCAAGTCTGATATCCAGGAGAAACCAGCAGCCTCCTCCCTTTGGCACAGCAAAAGTAACACTGCCGCTCCTAAAACCCCAACTCCACCTCACGAGGACTCTCCTAAATTGCAGAAGACTCTGCCTCCTCCATCCATGCTACAGGAATCGCCTGCAGTATTGAAGAACGGTGGTTCTGTGACCCTCCGAGACAGCCCAGGAGACAGGAGTCAGGCCTTGCACCCTGCCATAGTCAGGGATGAGACAAGTGCTGGTGCTCCTTTGTCATCAGGGAGAAGCAGTTCCCATTCTggatcccctcctcctcctgctaaagctaggtcgtcgtcctcctcctccgcttcctCTAGCCCCTTGCCAGCCTTGGTTTCTGTGCTAGCCCAGCCCCCCAAAGAGGAGGAGTTGGCTTCTGAAGGAAAAGCAGCAGACAGGCCTGAAGCTCGCCTCCCCACCCTTGAGGCTGAGCTGCAGTTGGCTTCCATTGCCACTGAGGAAAACAGCAAGAGCTGCTGTCCCACAGCCCCACAactggccctcccctccccaccatcctCTGCCCCTTTGAAGATGAAGAGAAGTTCATCCGCTTCATCCACCACTTCGTCGTCATCCTCGTCCTCTTCGTCATCGTCATCCTCGTC
Coding sequences within it:
- the SRRM2 gene encoding serine/arginine repetitive matrix protein 2 → MYNGIGLPTPRGSGTNGYVQRNLSAVRHKKDRTDYKSEEELKKLESSLVKKPNQDILDHERKRKVELKCLELAELMEEQGYGEGEIQEKVATFRMMLLEKDVALVKEGEQQQKPTVTETHQLAEANEKKNERLRAAFGISDSYVDGSSFDPNRRAKEAATAAAAKQQQDQQKQYSLVRESSSSRSPSPKQKKKKKKKDRGRSESRSPSRRERKKSSKKKKHRSESKKRKHRSPSPKSKHKSKEKKRKRSTSESASQKGHRDRSSSPDGSSSSSASRSRSRSITTQKRAPARRQSKSPSVSSRKAGETEAILKNPTDRERSSSTEPARRGRSTSPRESREKREKTMSKHSPVHETRHRSTTPISPAREKDRDKEKSARRGSRKSTPSFERESQLKHCSPVPKDASRERSLGHKHSSSKESRSSTLASPSPKKPSEDRNGTLPPSKAKASPEQRQQLAAPSSSPASKAIETKLRKSSQDGSPSQRSRSPSESGSCSSSSSSSSSPSPAIKPVLASRSSSPEPPKRQDKASTQRDRSSSSPEVSRSGQKQSAKVPSRRERSGTPPAKSIKSRTSRREKSLSQTPVARRGRSRSRTPPKRGRSRTPLRRGRSRSAQRRARSRSRTPLRRARSRSPQWRGRSRTPQRWGRSRSRTPPRWGRSRTPQRRGWSRSRTPQRHGWSRSRNSGRWGRSRTPPRRGRSRSRTPPRRGRSRSRTPRRGRSRTRTPPRRGRSRTRTPPRRGRSSSSPRREKSLISGRRSRSVSSPEQKASRISSRRSRSNSSPKMRERSRKPLRRSPSGSSPETRCRLRASPRRSRSGSLPKIKKKSQLSPRSRSGSSPRSRKKKSRTPPRRSRSSSSPRPKKKSRLSPRRSRSGSSPAPKKKSRSPARRSQSGTPPALKNKSRMSPRSRSGSSPRLIKKSEVSSVVEEKSKMPSRRSRSGSSPALRRKSESPVRCSRSGSSPDLEDSSPSRQDKNSPELKTKSKSSSRSPGLKKKLRSPPKRSPSGSSQSSTKENSLSPPRRAASPESKSTPPLQRSRSGKSLAVKEKPRSPLLRQSRSGSPPPLREKSVSPPRRTASGFSSELKTKSVSPLEKCKTDSSLESKRSRSPPRRSRSGSSPLIKEQSRSPPRSKSRYSPDTKKSTSPLRQVKSGLSPSAVKEKSRSPTRSGSRSSPEINGKSKSPPKQNKSQEIKVKSGSPARHNKSGSLAVMERSVSPCQKSKSTSSLFEKEKSKSPSRQGQPGSSPVLKQSEIPPRRSRSGSSSSSSSSSSSSSSSSSSSSSSSPEEDKSRSPPRLSRSATLSVNKCKSVSSPVHSRSDSSPEPEISIPAAVAKHNRVGASPEARETPRVLGIGPRSPLEKKEAPRDATQRSRSGSNSGIREKPRTCRSESSSESSPEQENKSVSRSVSPPRPTVKSRTPPRRRTSRSPPRPRARSRTPPKRGRSGSPPRPRMKSRTPPRRRRSGSSPRPRVKSRTPPRRRRSGSSPRPRVKSRTPPRRRRSGSSPRVRVRSRTPPRRRRSGSSPRSRDKSRTPVTRRRRSISPRSPRRKSRTPLRCGRSRSHSRQNTRTHLDRFESSSHRDRLRTSFRRGRSGSTSWRSRSRSLSRRREKSRGSLRRERSISSPGRSRSRSPSCQDKSRFPWKAEPSVSSPCRGHSRSPARREMVRLSPQRSATSRNASRSPPRLDASRTTAAYKGSGSRVSPDFRSSPVRKHSRSRSREICASPGRKSRSPPVLEKYSKSDIQEKPAASSLWHSKSNTAAPKTPTPPHEDSPKLQKTLPPPSMLQESPAVLKNGGSVTLRDSPGDRSQALHPAIVRDETSAGAPLSSGRSSSHSGSPPPPAKARSSSSSSASSSPLPALVSVLAQPPKEEELASEGKAADRPEARLPTLEAELQLASIATEENSKSCCPTAPQLALPSPPSSAPLKMKRSSSASSTTSSSSSSSSSSSSSSSSDSESSSSESSPHDQPAKDLEAEIVLKQPPSPVQKEGNREERPLELGKRKQRSRSSSSSSSSSSSSSSSSSSSSSSSSSASSSSSSSSSSTSSPKTGPQAQVKVATKKKPSPEQRKSRSPRKPIDSLRDSRSLSYSPAERRRVSPPPQPPSALRDRRRDRSRDRSLQRNRRSISRSPGRKRRRNSPSPRATRRRTSRSP